Within the Calditerrivibrio sp. genome, the region TATAAGCATAAACGAATCCCATTTTGACAAAATTACCGGTAAAATTGATGTCTCAAAATCCACCATATACATATCAAACCTTTCTGTTAAGGAATCAAAAGGAGTTATATCCTTTATCTATCCCCAGGGGAAAGAAATAGAGCTCTACGGTAATGTTGATCTAAAGTTTGATCTAATGCTACCCCAATTATCCATAAGGCTCAGCAATCTTTCGACAAACATCAGTTTAAACAGGTATGACCTGACGAGTAAAATAACCTCAAAATCTCTGAACGCAGTAGTAATCTCAAAAAAATACTCAGATAAAAGCAGTTACACTGCCACGGGTAATTTTAATGATATCTTTGTGGAAAGAAGTGGCTTTTATGGAATAGTATCCGGAACTTTTTCCTACAATGGGTATGAAAATCTTTTATCAAGTAACATCCTTGTAGAAAAATCTATATTTAAATATCAAAAGTTTAGCTCTTCACAAAAAAGAGGTGAACTCAATCTCCCTTTTAACCTAAATCTCAATATTAACACAAAAGATGGTGTCAAAATAACCGATTCCATCCTTGAAGGTCTGGTGAAAGTGGATCTGTCTGTAACATATTATAAGACATTGACCCTTAAAGGTGAACTATCATTGAAAGACAGCTACTTCTATATTGGTAAAGAGAAATTTTTAGTAACAAGAGGTTCTTTAAAGATTTTAGATAATGAGACCATGTTTGTAAATATGGAAGCAAATGGATCAGGTAAGTTGAACTCCACGAGGATTTTTGTTCAAGGTTATTTGCCAGAATACAAAATAACCGTATACGATTCGAAAAACAAGGGTTATGGTTTATTTGACGCCAATAAAAACCAGGGGAGTAAAGAGCTTTTATCCAAAATAATCAGCGACGCTGTCTTTAAAGATATAATTTCCACAACTAACCGCTTCTTCGGTATAAACCAGGTAAACTTAGAACCATCCCCTACAGGTGGTCAGATCAAGGTTGGTAGAGCCTTTAGTGACAGAATCGAGTTAAATTACATATCAAACCTATCCGAATCAAAAGAGAACAAATTCTCCGCCGAGTACATCATCTTCGATTGGTTCAAAATAAACATATTTTCTAATTCAAAAGGAGGAACCGGTGCGGGTGTTATGTTTGATTTTAATTTTTAGCCTATCGGTATCCATCAAAATTTATGCAAAAAAAATATGCTACGGTGATCTACCACCATCTTTAAAAAATAAATTAAGTGAATACTCCCTTCAAGTTCCACAACATAAGATCTCAGAAATTCTTAGCTTTTTGGGGTATTATATCATTGATGAAGACAGTCAGTCCATCAGCATAGAAAAAGCAAATGTTTTAAAAGATATAAAATTCACTGGTAACTATTTTGTACTTGATTCATCTTTAAAATTAGCCGCAAAGATCTACGAAGGGGACTATATTTATGCTGATACAGTTAACATGGTTAAAGAAAATATTGAAACCTTCTATAAAAACAATGGTTTCCTTGATGTAGAGGTCAATTCATTCTTAAAAGATAGTGTCTTAAATGTCTATATCCATGAAGGGGAAAGATACTTTGTAGATGAAATAGATTTTATAGTAGATGATACAATTATTTCAAAACAAATAACACCAACCCCTTTAAACGATATGGTGATAGAATCTATAATAAATGACCACTATAAAACACTTAAAAAAGAAGGGTACTTCAATGTCAAAGTGTTGAGAGTCGATCTTTTATCAGAACAACGAAAAAGGTTTTTCTCTATCAAAGATCCCATATCATCGCTGTACTCCTTTTTTGTAAAATCCAAGTTTATCAAACCAAGGATAATTCTACAAAAGGGAGATCGCTATACCTTAGATATCCAGATCGATCCCTTTTATGACAACCTTACTGATGAACTCAGAAGATACATCGTTTCAGAATTCAAATCCTTTGACACCTTCGATCTAAGAGAGCTCGAAATAAACATAAAAGACCATTTTATCGAGAAGCAGTTACAGATAGAAGACCTAGAGATTAAAGTAAACATGAATACAATAGCTATACATATTGGTAAAATATCCCCTCTTGTAAAAAAAGAGCCAAACGCAAAAAAAGGTTATATTAACAATATCTATGTAAACAACTACCCCTATGCTACAAAAGAGAAAATCCCAATAACTCCTGAAAGTTTGGATAAACTCCGTAAAGAGATTTTCGATAAATATGCCAAAGATTCCCTTGTCAAAAAGATCTCTTTTGAACAAAATGAAAATGACGATCTGCATTTCACCGTTGAATATTCATCGAAGTATATTGCAGATATATTGAGTAATTCCGATGAGATTGTTTCAAAAATTGACAAAAGATTTTTCCATGACAAAAAAATAACAAATGAGAAACTTCAACAAATCCATGACTACCTTATAAGAAACAAAAACTCAGAAAAAGTCTCCATGGAACTTTTTGATTTGGATAACCAAACAGCCCTTCTACTTATAAATCGTATCAGAGGAAAAGATAATAGAATATTTGGATTTTTAAGTTATAATACCATCGATCTAATTACAGCTGAAATAGGCTATAGTAGATTTGATATTTTAAACAGTGGGCGAACCTTTCAATTAGGTTTTAAAAAATCCTTTAAAGAAACTTCCCTTAAAAGCTCACTATCTGGTCAAAGGACATTCACTCCTAATATAGATGACTATCAAAGCCTTTTTTTTAAAAATAGGGATGAGGATGACTACATCTTTACCGAGGTTGGTATCAGTACACTCATAAAGGTAAATAATCCTATAGAAACATATGTGGGTGCCCAACTGAGTAATCTTGATGTCCATGACTCCAGTTTCTCCGATAGCAACAAAGCTATATATGAACATAAGTACACTCTATTAGCAATCCCAGTAAAACTTTCTTACAAATCAGAGTATTATAACAAACTCAAAGGTACAGGCATATACTCCTATCTGTCCTACAACTACCATCTTGCGAACGGTTACAACTTTAATGAAGTGGAATTACACCTTGAAGGTTTTTATGAGTTTTATAAAGACTGGATTGCAAAAATAGGATTAAATACCCAAAACCTCATAGGGAAAAAAGAAAAAATGCCAGTAACCAATCTACTAACATTAGGAGGGACAAACAAAATGAAAGCTTTTAAATACCGAGAAATAGGGACAAAAGATCATCAAACTAATGCCACCATCGGTGATAAAAAAACAGTCTATAGTTCCCTATTTATAGGGTACACCCCTTATGATAATATTATTTTTGGATCTTTTATTGAACATGGTGGTTTTGGAGATAACTTTAACGATATGAAATATATAAGAGATATAGGGTTAGAGCTTATCATAAAAGCTCAGGAGTTAGGTTTTTTTTCAATAAGTTACGGTTACTCACCCTTTAAACCTTATAAAGGTTACTCCTCAATTTACTTAAATTTCGGTATATCTTTTTAAAAGGGGGTATTATGATTAAAACAGTCTTTAAGATAAACAAAATGGATTGCCCGTCTGAAGAGCAGTTGATAAGACTTTCTCTTTCAAAATTTAATAACATAATGGATTTAGAGTTTTCTATAGATGACAGGATACTAACTGTTTATCATATTGATGACTACTACCCCATCTATGATCAATTAAAAACACTTAACCTGGAGACAACCCTTATAGCATCAGAAAGCATAGAGGGTACATCAGAAGTCTATGAGCATAACAACACCCAATCAAGGTTACTGTGGCAGGTGCTGATAATAAACTTTCTCTTTTTCGTTATAGAGCTTGCATTCGGATTCATTTCTAATTCGTTAGGGCTTGTAGCAGATTCCCTTGATATGTTGGCTGATGCTTTTGTATATGGCCTTGCTCTTATAGCAGTAAAAAGATCGGATGTTTTCAAAAAGAATATTGCCAAGGTAGCAGGATATTTCCAGATGGTGCTTGCCCTCTTTGGATTCTTAGAGGTATTAAGGAGATTTATAGGTGTTGAAAAAGTACCTTCATACGAAATAATGATCGTTATTTCGATATTTGCGATGATAGCTAATATAATAAGCCTAATGATCCTAAACAGAAACAAAAGTAAAGAATCTCATATGAAGGCAAGTATGATATTTACATCAAATGATATCATTGCTAATATTGGTGTTATAATAGCCGGGGTCTTAGTTTATGCTACAGGTTCAAAATACCCAGATCTAATAGTAGGAGCTATCGTTTTTATTGTTGTGGTTGAAGGAGCTACAAGAATTCTTAAGCTTTCCAAGTAAACTAAAAATGCCCGGGACCGGAATCGAACCGGTACAGCCTTAACGGCCGCAGGATTTTAAGTCCTGTGCGTCTACCAATTCCGCCACCCGGGCTGAAACATGACCGTGTAAGTTGGGTTACTTATCAGAATCAGCACTTTTTGTCAAGGGTAAAAAATCTGTTGATAGTTTCATAAAAATTTGTTAATAGTTTAAGGTTTAAGATTTCGGAGGTTAATTTATGATTTTTGATAAGCTATTGGATGTATTCTCAAATGATCTTGCTATAGATCTTGGAACAGCAAATACATTGATTTATGTAAAGGGTAAGGGGATTGTCTGTAGTGAACCCTCTGTAGTAGCTATTAACATTGATACCAAAGAGATCTTAGCTGTGGGCTCAGAAGCTAAAAGCATGCTGGGTAGAACTCCAGCTAACATTGTAGCAATACGACCCATGAAGGATGGTGTTATATCCAATTTTGAAGTTACCGAAAAGATGGTACGTTACTTCATAACAAAAGTGAACAATAAAAGATCCTTTGTAAGACCAAGGGTCATCGTGGCTGTTCCTTCAGGAGCAACACAAGTGGAAAAAAGAGCTGTAAAAGATTCAGCTATTCAAGCTGGCGCCAGAGAGGTTTATATAATAGAAGAACCTATGGCTGCTGCTATAGGTGCTGGACTACCTATTCAAGAGCCCTCTGGTAATATGATAGTTGATATAGGGGGTGGTACCACTGAAGTAGCAGTTATCTCTCTATCAGGTATTGTCTATGCTAACTCAGTAAGGGTTGGTGGAGATGAGATGGATGAAGCCATAGTAAATTATATAAAAAGAAACTACAATCTCCTCATCGGTACCTCCACAGCCGAAAAAATAAAGATGGAGATAGGTTCAGCCTACAGATTAGATGTAGAGATGAGCATTGAGATAAAAGGTAGAGATCTATTAAATGGTATCCCAAAAACAGTTGAGATAACAGACAGCGAGGTCAGAGAAGCTTTAAGTGAGGCTGTTTCTAAAATAGTAGACGCAGTAAAAAATGCCCTTGAAAAGACACCACCAGAGCTATCTGCAGATATAGTTGATAGAGGTATAGTCCTTTCAGGTGGAGGAGCCCTTTTAAAAGGGCTTGATAAAAAGCTTATGGAAGAAACAGGCTTGCCAATTATTGTAGCTGATGATCCCCTTAAAGCAGTTGCATACGGAGCAGGGAAGGTTTTAGATGAGTTAGATCTGCTTAAAAAGGTATGTATAGATTAAGGGATATCTGGAAGAAACTACTTGTTTTCTTCCTTTTTTTCCTCTTTTTAATCATACTCCAAATAAGAAACCCAGAAATAAGAGGCCCTTTTAAAGGGCTTTTGGGTAATTTGCTTAATCCCTTTGTATATTATTCCAACTTTATTTATAAAGGCAGTATAGATCTTTTAAACAAATATTTTTTTTTAGTGGGTGTTAAGGAAGAGAACAATAGAATAAAATCAGAACTTGCAGAACTAATGCTACAAAATAGAATCTTGAGCGAAAAACTCTATGAATATAACAAACTAAAAGAACTTTTAAAATTCAAAGAAACCTATAAGATAAAGGCAGTTGCCGCAAAAGTTGTAGGCAAACATGTTGATGGTTACAGCAAATATGTTATTATCAATGCCGGTTCTGATGATGGTATTGAGTTAAATGATTCTGTAGCAAACGAATTAGGGCTTGTAGGTAAAGTGATAGAGGTGTATGGTAAGAGATCCAAAGTCCTCCTTATAACAGATCCAAACAATAAAGTAAGTGTGATGAATCTAAGAAGTAGGTCCACAGGTATAATGAGTGGTGATGGTAGGGGAGGATTAGTCGTTGAGTTTTATGATAAATTGGATAAAGTTTACAAAGACGATATCTTCATAACATCTGGCATGGGTGGGATATATGTAAAAGGGATGATAACAGGAAAAGTTTACGCCTATTCCAACAACCCATCAGATCTTTTTCAAAGGGTCTATCTCAATCCCACAGTTGTTTTTTCAAAGATCGAAAATGTGTTGGTAGTGAAAAATGAGCTGGAGTAGTTTCTTTCTTGCCCTATTGGCTTCACTGATAGTTTACACGTCCTACCATATATTTTTTTTCTTAAACTATATCGATGTAATTCTCCTACTATTATTACTTTATTTAGATATCTCTAAAGGCTCTTTTTTTGAGTTTATGATACCATTATCCCTTGTAAATGACTATTTCCTTGGATTATACTTTGGCACCTCAGCGCTAATGTTTCTACTTACATATTTTTTAAGGCTTATGGTAAGTACAAACATGTATTTTAAAAGTGACTTGTTAAAATTTTTTTATTACCTAACCACATTTCTTCTCTACAACATAGCTATAAGCTTCATACTCAATGTTTCAGTTTATGCTATGATAATATTAGTTCCCCTTCGAGTCTTCCTTGATATAAGTCTTCTTTACCTTTTAAATTTGATCCTGGAGTCGAGATTTGCAGTTGAGAACAGCAAGTGATAAATTCTTAAAAACAATAAATAGAAAAGTGATGCTATTTTATTTTATAATAGTGATTTTTTTTTCAGTTCTTATAGCAAGGCTTTTCTATCTACAGATCATAAACTATGAAAAATACAAAACTCTTTCTGATAACAATCGAATAAGAGTAGTAAGGATATTTGCCAGTAGGGGAATGTTCCTGGACAGAAAAGGGGTGGTTTTTGTTAAAAACTCACCCAGCTATAATCTTACCCTTTTAAAAGAGGATGTTAAAGATATAAAAGGCACAATAGAGAAACTCAGTAGTGTATTAAATATCAATGCTGAAACCTTTTATAAAAAGATAAAAAACTCTTACCCTTATGTTCCCATCGTTATTAAAAGAGGCTTATCCTTCGAAGATGTCTCATACTTTATGGAACATGCCCAAGATTTTCCAGGAGTAAAGATCGAATTGGAAACCGCACGAAAATATGAAGACGGTGAAGCTGTAAGTCATATTGTGGGCTATACAGGAGAAGTGAACATGGATGAGATTGAGAAATTTGGTATATATTTTCCCGGAGATATCATTGGTAAAACTGGCCTTGAAAGATATTACGAACCTATCCTTAAGGGGAAGAATGGTCTTAAATATGTTGAAGTGGACAGTTTAGGTCAAGCAGTAAGTGTAAGCAATGTAAAAGAACCTATAGCTGGTAACAATATTGCCCTTACAATAGATTTTAACATGCAAAAGTATGCTAAAGAACTTTTTGCAGGTAAAAAAGGTGCTGCTGTAATTCTAAAAATTGACGGAAACGAAGTAATAACACTTTTTTCCGCCCCCACATTTGATCTTAACAGTTTTGTCCCCTATATCTCAGAGCAAACCTGGAAAGAACTTCACAACGAACACAAACCTCTTATAAATAGAGCCACAGAATCTGCCTACCCCCCCGGCTCAGTATTCAAGGTCCTCATGGCTATCGCAAGCCTCAACGAAAAAGTCATCACACCATCTACTGCATTTAATTGTAACGGAGAATTCAACTTTGGAAATTTTACATACAAATGCTGGAATAAGGATGGACATGGTTCAGTGAGTCTTAAAAAATCTATAGCTGAGTCCTGCGATGTTTACTATTACAACGTCGGTCTAAAACTCGGCATAGATAACATAGCAAAATATGCTAAAAATTTTGGACTCGGCAGTAAAACCGGTATAGACCTACCTGTGGAAAGCGCTGGTAATTTCCCCGACCGAGATTGGAAAAAAAAGGTTTTTAAACAGCCTTGGTACCATGGTGAAACAATCATAACCTCTATTGGACAAGGATATATGACAACCACACCGTTACAGCTCGCCGTCATGCTAAGCGGCATATTCAATGGTGGCAAAATCTATAAACCTAGACTGTTGGATAAAATCATTACTCCAGATGGAGTATTCAAAATCAATAGTGAATTAGTTAGAGAGATCCCCATCACTAAAGAATCCATAAACCTGGTTTTAGATGCTGTTACTGAAACAGTAATGGGTGAAAGGGGAACCGCATATCGTGCCAAAGTAGAAGGTATAATGGTGGGAGGTAAAACTGGAACAGCCCAGGTAGTGGGCCTTAAAAAGACTGAAAATATGAATCAGGACCAGATCCCAGAGAAATACAGGGATCACTCCTGGTTTGGTGGTGTCTTCCCTTCGGACAACCCCCAGTATGTAATCGTGGTCTTTGTGGAGCATGGTGGTGCAGGCAGCTCGGGAGCAACACCTATTGCAGGTGCCTTAATAAATAAAATGGTGCAGTTGGGATATGTTACAGGTAGATAAAAGACTATTTAAGAACTTCGACCTTTATCTAACAGGGATAATCATTACAATACTGGCTTTTGGATGGATAGCTGTGTATAGCGCTTCCTATGATCCAACGGATAATAGATTTTATAGCTTTTATATAAAACAGTTATACTGGATAGTAATCGGCTTTATCTTTTACTTTTTTTTCTCCTTTTTCAACTATAAACATCTTTTAAAATGGAGTATAATATTTTACATTTTAGGGCTAATCATGCTGGTACTTGTATTGATAATAGGGCATATAGGGATGGGTGCCCAGAGGTGGATCAATATAGGTGGGTTTCGTTTCCAGCCGTCAGAGTTCTTTAAGATAATTTTTATACTCATGATGCCAAGAATTTTTAGTGATTTTGATCAAAATAAATTAGGCTTTTTAGAGGTTATAAAGAAGATAATACTTGTAATACCACCATTTATACTTGTCTTTTTGCAGCCAGATTTGGGCACTGCAATGGTATTTTTGGCCATCTGGGGGATGGTATTACTTTTTAGAGGAGTAAAGATAAGCACCATTTTACTGTTTCTTATCATAGGGTTTATCATCGCACCCATTGCGTGGAATAAATTACATGACTACCAAAGAGAACGTGTATTAACATTTCTAAATCCTGAAAATGATCCCTATGGAGCAGGATACCATGTTATACAGTCAAAAATTGCCATTGGTTCAGGGGGTATAATTGGTAAAGGGTTTTTAAAAGGTACCCAATCCCATCTGAAATTTTTACCCGAAAGACATACAGACTTTATTTTCTCCCTCATTAATGAAGAGTTTGGATTTTTAGGTGGATCTTTTTTGATTGGACTTTTTGGAGCCTTAATCTTTAGGATATTTTATATATCCCAAAAAGCAAAGGATCTATCTGCTAAGGTACTATTACTGTCTATTGGATCTTTGATATTTTTTCAAGCTTTTGTAAATGCAGGAATGACACTGGGGCTATTACCAGTAGTCGGTATACCGATGCCCCTCATAAGCTACGGTGGTTCTGCCCTCATAACATTTATGACACTGCTTGGAATAGCTAATTCTATATCCATAAGGAAATTCGACTCACCAGGTGACAATAGATGAACGATTTCGTGAAAAAACTTTTAAAAGTATCAAAACCTGTAAGATATATAAACAATGAGATAAATGCTGTTCACAAAAATATATCAAAAGATACCACAACTGTATGCTTAGCTTTCCCAGATGTCTATGAAATAGGGATGTCCCATCTTGGTATGAAAATCCTCTACGAATCATTAAACAGCTCCGAAAAAATAGTTGCAGAGAGATTTTTTTTGCCGTGGGTAGATGCAATTGAAACATTGGGACCAGATATCTTTGTCTCTCTGGAATCAAAAATCCCATTAAAAAATTTTGATCTAATAGGCTTCAGCTTACAATATGAATTATCATATACAAATGTTCTTCAGACTTTAAGGCACTCCCACATACCATTACAAAGTAGATACAGAACAGACTCAGATCCCATTATTATAGCCGGTGGCCCATGTACTTTTAATCCAGCACCACTGTCCGAATTAATAGATGTTTTTTTCATTGGGGAAATGGATGAGGCTTTAAAGGCGGTCATGGAAGGTTTTAACCATTATAAGGATTTAAAAAGAGAAAAAAGATTAGAATATTTAAATAGTTTCCCTTTTACCTTCGTACCTTCAATCGATCCAAACAAGGTAACTAAAAAGCATATCTTTCATACTTTTTCCCAACAAACAAATCTAAAAAACCTTTTAGTACCCCTAATGCCAATAACCCAAGATAGAGTTAGCATTGAGATATCAAGGGGTTGTACCCGGGGGTGTAGGTTTTGTCAAGCTGGTATGATCTATCGCCCAGTTAGGGAGCAAAGTGTAAATAAAATCATAAACAATGGTATTCATCTCTTAAAGCATACAGGGTATAATGAGATATCCCTCATGTCCTTATCCACTTCAGATTACACAGAGATTCAAACGCTACTATATATTCTATCTGATCTTGTTAAAAAAGATATGATCTCCCTTACACTACCCTCCCTTAGAGCAGACAAAATCGATGACTACATCTTCGAAACCCTCTCAAAAGTAAGAAAATCAGGTTTTACCATCGCACCAGAAGCTGGTTCCCAGAGGATGAGGGATATAATCAACAAAAACCTTAAAGAAGACGAAATCTCTCTGGCAGTGGAAAAAGCAGCAAGATACGGATGGAACAGTATAAAGCTATATTTTATGATTGGATTGCCTTTTGAAGAGGAAGAGGATATTGTTGAGATCGCTGAACTCTGTAAAAGATTAATGGGTTTAGCTAAAAACATAAATAAAAAAATAGAGATAACTGCTTCTGTCTCAAACTTTGTACCCAAACCCTTTACCCCTTTCCAGTGGCATCCCCAAAACAGCAGAGAAGAACTACGCTCAAAACAGAGAATACTTATAGATCTTTTTAAAAGGTATAAAATTGCTCTCAAGTTACATGATATAAACCAAAGTCTAATTGAGGGTGTATTTGCTAGAGGTGACAAGAGGTTAAACAATCTGCTTTTGATTGCCTCCCAACAAGGGTTCTATTTTGATGGCTGGAGTGAGTTTTTTGATATAAAAAAATGGGAGGGGATCTTTTCCCAGTTAGCCTTAGATATGGAAAAGGACTTCGCATGTAAGGCTTACTCTTTTACAGATCCTTTGCCTTGGAAAAACATCGATGCCCTAATTGATACTCACTTTCTTTGGGAACAATATCAATTAAGTAAAAAAGAGGTTACCACAGATGATTGTAAAAATAGTAGGTGTATTAAATGCGGAGTCTGCGATTTTATTGATATAAAAAATGAGATAGCCACTAACGATTATGTTAAAACAGACACCTACAAAAAAGATCAATCATCCTACTGTTATTATATGTTTTTATTTGAAAAAAAAAGCTATGCAAGTCTGTTATCAGCTTTGGAGCTAACAAGGGTTTTAAGTCATTGTTTTAACATTGTGGGGTTTAAAATAGCTCACTCTCAAGGATACAATCCTCAACCAAAAATAAACTATGTCTATCCCTTACCAGTAGGTATAGAAGGTGAAAACGAAGTCATAATAGTAAAAGGGGAAGATTTAGAGGATTATTATTGTTTATTGAACAAAATGAACAAAATTTTACCTGACGGTCTTAAGATAAAAGACCTAAAAAAAGTAAAAAAATATGAACAAGCAGATGCTGAAGTCACCTATGAATTTGATGAAGAAACATACTACTACCTTAAAAGTACTATCAACGCTGGAGAATGTTTCTATATCAAAAAGAACAAATCCAATAAGGAGAAAAAAGTAAGTATTCACGATTACTTAATCTCTACCAACGACGAGGAATTGACAATTATTCTTAAAATTGATAATAATGGTGGCTATAATCTACTTGATTTTTTTAAATATAAGAATTATAATTATATTAGATTTTTAAGAAAAAAAATACGTTTAAAGGGGTTAGAGTATGTTTAGAGAAAAATCTATCCAAGCATTAAAAGAAAAAGGGTATAAAATCACTAAGCCACGTGAATGGATAATCGAATATTTAGATGGAAACAAGAACCATCCTACTGCTCTTGAAATCTTTGATGATATCAGAAGAGCTGATAAGTCAATATCCTTTGCTACTGTTTACAATACCTTAGAGACTCTTGTTAAATCAGGCATTATCAACGAAATATCAGTAGACTCCCAGAGTAGTAGATTTGATCCAGACACATCCGATCATATCCATTTTGTGTGTGAGAAGTGTAAAAAGGTAAAAGATCTTCATGATGAAACATTTTTAACATCGTTTAGAACCATTCCCGGAAAGATCACAGGATATAACATCGTCATTAGAGGTGAATGTGAATCCTGTATGAAAAAATCATAAAACGGAGGTTTGGATGGCCGTATTTGTATGTAAAACTTGTGGAGAGAAAAAAGAGGGTAGATGTAAACCCAAAAAGTGTCCAAAATGTGGAGGCACAAACACATTTGAAAAACAAGGATAAGCTATACAGTTTTTTAGAAGCAAGCTATAATAATCTCAATAAGGTCGCTTATATCTCAAGCGACCCTATTTTTTTCCCTAAAACTATAGAAGGCAATACCGAATATATATCCTTTGTTTCATCGATGTTTGCTTATGGTAAAGTAGCAATGATTAAAGCTTTTTTGAAAAGCTTTTTTGATCATTATGGTTTGCAACCCACTGGTGATCGATCCATGAGCAAAGAGATGTATTACAGGTTTCAAAAATCCATTGATATTTACAATTTATATAGGTTTATATGTGACATATACGAAAGACATGGATCTATAAACAGATTTTTTTTATCCCTATCTAATGATTTAGAAACAGCTATTAAACTATTTATCGCACAAGCAAGGAGTTACGGAAAAGACAAAAACTGTACAAATGGTTATTTTCAGCTTTTTCCTGATCCTGAAAAATCTGGACTAAAAAGATTGAGGATGTTTTTACGCTGGATGATACGACATGATGAAATAGATTTTGGCATCTGGAAAGGTTATGACAAAAAAGACCTAATCTACCCTATAGATACTCACATTCTGAAGTTTGCCCAAAGAAACTGTATTATCCCAAACAATACAAACAACCTAACCAACGCAATCAGAATAACAGATTTTTTCAAAAGCTTAAGCCCTATCGACCCCCTAAAATACGATTTTACTATTACTCGTTTAGGCATGATTTATGGATGTAATTTTGAGGATGGTGATATCTGTAAAAGCTGTAATTTAACTAACATTTGCCCTTTTTGTTGACAAATATTCAAACTTGTATATATTATAAAATCGGTAATGATAAAAAAGGAGGCTTTTTATGGCATTAGTTTTTACGGAGAGCAACTTCCAGTCAGAGGTGTTGTCGAGCAATGTTCCAGTTCTTGTCGATTTCTGGGCAGTATGGTGTGGTCCATGCAAAATGCTTGCTCCAACTATAGATGCACTAAGTGTAGAATTTGAGGGGAAGGCTAAAGTAGGTAAAGTAAACGTGGATGAAAATCAGCATCTTGCAGCCCAATATGGGATTATGAGCATCCCCACTGTAATGATTTTTAAGGGTGGCAAAGTTGTGGAACAGTTTATAGGTGTTCAACCTAAAGGTGTTTATATAGAGGCACTAAAGAAATATTTATAGAGGTAGTTTTATGCCAATTTACGAAT harbors:
- a CDS encoding TIGR02757 family protein, which translates into the protein MYVKLVERKKRVDVNPKSVQNVEAQTHLKNKDKLYSFLEASYNNLNKVAYISSDPIFFPKTIEGNTEYISFVSSMFAYGKVAMIKAFLKSFFDHYGLQPTGDRSMSKEMYYRFQKSIDIYNLYRFICDIYERHGSINRFFLSLSNDLETAIKLFIAQARSYGKDKNCTNGYFQLFPDPEKSGLKRLRMFLRWMIRHDEIDFGIWKGYDKKDLIYPIDTHILKFAQRNCIIPNNTNNLTNAIRITDFFKSLSPIDPLKYDFTITRLGMIYGCNFEDGDICKSCNLTNICPFC
- the trxA gene encoding thioredoxin, with translation MALVFTESNFQSEVLSSNVPVLVDFWAVWCGPCKMLAPTIDALSVEFEGKAKVGKVNVDENQHLAAQYGIMSIPTVMIFKGGKVVEQFIGVQPKGVYIEALKKYL